The proteins below are encoded in one region of Desulfobotulus mexicanus:
- a CDS encoding amino acid ABC transporter substrate-binding protein, giving the protein MVAMVNIAWGYDRNTVKASNDILEVKDKYFALRSKTEDQSYFQKVGIEPTVVVNGFTYRFCNFEKNQSVLREKYNTHTVRNEPTVIQMVLNERGNIGVSSTTTLGYFSVTHPEEYKKLLISEINDSVYHRHFIIRNDAVISPEIFNEYLQSIKNNGTFQTILKKYGLQ; this is encoded by the coding sequence ATGGTTGCCATGGTAAACATTGCATGGGGATATGACAGGAACACAGTCAAAGCCAGCAATGATATTCTTGAGGTAAAAGATAAATATTTTGCCCTGCGTTCAAAAACAGAAGACCAGTCTTATTTCCAAAAAGTAGGCATTGAACCCACCGTTGTTGTGAACGGCTTTACCTACCGTTTCTGCAATTTTGAAAAAAATCAGTCTGTACTCCGGGAAAAATACAATACCCACACAGTAAGAAACGAACCCACGGTAATTCAGATGGTACTCAACGAGAGAGGCAATATTGGTGTTTCATCAACAACAACCCTTGGCTATTTCAGCGTTACCCATCCCGAAGAATACAAAAAACTCCTCATTTCCGAAATCAATGACTCAGTATATCATCGGCATTTCATCATCCGCAATGATGCAGTTATTTCCCCTGAAATATTCAATGAATACCTCCAATCCATTAAAAATAATGGAACATTTCAGACAATATTAAAAAAATACGGCCTCCAATAG
- a CDS encoding CoA-transferase, translated as MKFIETAKIYGHLISFLATQNRYNLSYHPGAIDRNRFITAAEAAKQIPDGSTVISVGMGGHARCSILFRAIRNSYLKDKTPKNLTWMTVSAQGGRGKAPGTVEEVAVSGLIKEYISGHVETAHKQLEMGANKEIEIHILPQGEITQILHNQSEGNTTSLSEIGIGTFLDPDLGGNTAATPHSTKSYVKKNGDLLEYSLPKIDVALFNAPYADSEGNIYFKNASAITEIREAALAANYNGGKVIATVSKIIEKDETSISLSSKHVTHIVVNPANEQTASIKQKKYWPMFTEGAKECMEKSIAKMNTINKITSYTPKRGPVENVLARMAASLFVKVAQKGNLVNLGIGLPEEVGRLVYEGGLFDDFTFSSETGVYGGLPASGLFFGGAINPQKMYSSAWIFNHYKTSLDITVLGTLQVDSKGNVNVSKRGEGVKNYVGPGGFMNIADSAKTIIFIGSWMAKAEFKLKDGKLTLIKKGIPKFVDEVLEVTFNAKAALKRGKTVYYVTTVGIFKLTEKGPELIQVMPGIDVKKDILEASTAKIQISENLELVPESITTGNGYKLAWD; from the coding sequence ATGAAATTCATCGAAACTGCAAAGATATACGGCCATTTGATATCATTTTTAGCAACACAAAACCGATACAACCTGAGCTACCACCCCGGAGCGATTGATCGAAACCGGTTTATCACTGCTGCTGAGGCCGCAAAACAGATACCCGATGGATCAACAGTTATCTCAGTGGGTATGGGCGGCCATGCCAGATGTTCAATTCTTTTCAGGGCCATCAGGAACAGCTATTTAAAGGATAAAACCCCAAAAAACTTAACATGGATGACCGTCAGTGCCCAAGGCGGCAGGGGAAAGGCACCTGGTACAGTTGAGGAAGTTGCGGTTTCCGGCCTGATCAAAGAATATATCAGCGGGCATGTGGAAACAGCGCACAAACAGCTTGAAATGGGCGCTAATAAAGAAATTGAAATCCACATCCTGCCCCAGGGTGAAATAACACAAATTTTACACAATCAGTCTGAAGGGAACACCACCAGCCTGAGCGAAATCGGCATCGGCACCTTTCTTGACCCTGATCTTGGAGGCAATACGGCTGCAACCCCGCACAGCACCAAATCCTATGTAAAGAAAAACGGAGATTTACTGGAGTACTCTCTGCCGAAAATCGATGTCGCTCTTTTCAATGCCCCTTATGCAGACAGTGAAGGCAACATCTATTTCAAAAACGCATCGGCCATTACAGAAATCCGTGAAGCAGCACTTGCGGCAAACTACAATGGTGGAAAAGTCATTGCCACGGTGTCTAAAATCATTGAAAAAGATGAAACATCCATAAGCCTGTCGTCAAAGCATGTCACCCATATTGTTGTGAACCCTGCCAATGAACAGACAGCAAGTATCAAACAGAAAAAATACTGGCCAATGTTTACTGAGGGGGCTAAGGAGTGCATGGAAAAATCCATTGCCAAAATGAATACAATCAATAAGATCACCTCATACACCCCTAAACGCGGCCCCGTTGAAAATGTACTTGCCAGAATGGCGGCATCCTTATTTGTTAAGGTGGCTCAAAAGGGCAATCTTGTAAATTTGGGGATTGGACTGCCGGAAGAAGTCGGTCGTCTTGTCTATGAAGGGGGACTCTTTGATGATTTTACCTTCTCCTCTGAAACCGGGGTTTATGGGGGGCTTCCGGCATCAGGTCTATTTTTCGGCGGTGCAATCAACCCTCAGAAAATGTACAGTTCCGCATGGATATTCAATCATTATAAAACCAGTCTTGATATTACGGTATTGGGAACACTTCAGGTCGATTCCAAGGGTAATGTCAATGTGTCCAAACGAGGTGAAGGTGTCAAAAACTATGTAGGCCCCGGCGGCTTCATGAATATTGCCGACAGCGCAAAAACGATTATCTTCATCGGCAGCTGGATGGCAAAGGCCGAATTTAAACTTAAAGATGGTAAACTGACCCTTATCAAAAAAGGAATTCCGAAATTCGTTGATGAAGTATTGGAGGTAACATTCAATGCTAAAGCTGCATTGAAAAGAGGCAAAACTGTTTACTATGTAACCACTGTCGGTATTTTCAAACTAACGGAAAAAGGCCCTGAACTGATTCAGGTGATGCCGGGCATTGATGTTAAAAAGGATATTCTGGAGGCCTCAACGGCAAAAATTCAGATTTCAGAAAATCTTGAACTGGTTCCTGAAAGCATTACCACCGGGAATGGCTATAAACTTGCCTGGGATTAA
- a CDS encoding sigma-54 interaction domain-containing protein — MKITHEHFREVTRRICGSLDLDQALYDAFLYMKDLLPLDALFITLYEYEKRRSRVIALAYDGGGFLLDESFPLSDAAWEAIRSWQARSRSDTTPWIRDHTHPINREILRTVRSGVAALQQMEIGDFCSMTCGLRIQKTLIGNLTFGTLGANHYKDSHAALVRELNEPFAIALSNALRYMDLVRDHKALQQDARRMMGSVMVGSDSGLKEVRKLMAHVAPTDSPVLLLGETGTGKEVVASEIHSLSRRSQGPLIRVNCGAIPESLIDSELFGHEKGAFTGALETMPGRFERADGGTLFLDEIGELPASAQVKLLRVLQSGEFERVGGARSMRASVRIVAATHRNLESMIPSGEFRRDLWYRLNVFPVHIPPLRERKQDIPAMVHHFIRMKCEEMNLPYRPDIAPGGLDGLMAYDWPGNVRELQNVVERALILCQGRPLSFSLLPDRGHEVVREGREDFTGNRTLDGVMAEHIRAVLRETAGRIAGERGAAAILGLHPNTLRSRMKKLGVV; from the coding sequence GTGAAAATTACCCATGAACATTTCCGCGAAGTAACCCGCCGCATCTGTGGCAGTCTGGATCTGGATCAGGCCCTTTATGATGCTTTTTTATACATGAAGGATCTACTGCCGCTGGATGCCCTCTTCATCACCCTCTATGAGTACGAAAAAAGACGCTCACGGGTCATTGCCCTTGCCTATGATGGAGGGGGATTTCTTCTGGATGAGAGCTTTCCCCTTTCCGATGCCGCATGGGAAGCCATCCGATCATGGCAGGCCCGGTCCAGATCCGATACCACACCATGGATACGGGATCATACCCATCCCATCAACCGGGAGATTCTGCGGACGGTGCGTTCGGGAGTGGCTGCCCTGCAGCAGATGGAAATAGGGGATTTCTGCAGCATGACCTGTGGTCTGCGCATCCAGAAAACCCTCATCGGCAATCTGACCTTTGGAACCCTTGGGGCCAATCATTATAAAGACAGCCATGCGGCACTGGTGAGGGAACTCAATGAACCCTTTGCCATCGCCCTGTCCAATGCCCTGCGTTACATGGATCTGGTCCGGGATCATAAGGCCCTGCAGCAGGATGCCCGCCGTATGATGGGAAGTGTTATGGTGGGATCAGACAGCGGACTGAAGGAAGTCCGTAAGCTCATGGCCCATGTGGCTCCCACGGACAGCCCCGTGCTGCTTCTGGGCGAAACGGGTACGGGAAAGGAAGTGGTGGCATCGGAAATCCATTCCCTTTCCCGCAGATCCCAAGGACCGCTGATTCGGGTCAACTGCGGTGCCATTCCCGAATCCCTCATCGATTCCGAGCTTTTCGGCCATGAAAAGGGGGCCTTTACCGGGGCGCTGGAAACCATGCCGGGACGGTTTGAAAGGGCCGATGGCGGAACCCTTTTTCTCGATGAGATAGGAGAACTCCCGGCCAGTGCTCAGGTGAAGCTTCTGCGGGTTCTCCAGAGTGGAGAATTTGAAAGGGTAGGGGGTGCCAGATCCATGAGGGCCAGTGTACGCATTGTTGCCGCCACCCACAGGAATCTGGAATCCATGATTCCTTCGGGAGAGTTCCGCCGGGATCTCTGGTATCGCCTCAATGTTTTTCCCGTTCATATTCCGCCACTCAGGGAAAGAAAGCAGGATATCCCTGCCATGGTGCATCATTTCATCCGTATGAAATGTGAAGAGATGAATCTTCCCTATCGCCCCGATATCGCCCCCGGAGGACTGGACGGGCTGATGGCCTATGACTGGCCCGGCAACGTGCGGGAGCTTCAGAATGTGGTGGAGCGTGCCCTGATCCTCTGTCAGGGCAGGCCCCTTTCCTTTTCCCTTCTGCCGGACAGGGGGCATGAAGTTGTAAGGGAGGGCAGAGAGGATTTTACGGGAAACCGGACGCTGGATGGGGTGATGGCTGAACATATTCGTGCTGTTTTGCGGGAAACAGCGGGCAGAATTGCCGGTGAAAGGGGAGCAGCCGCCATTCTGGGACTGCATCCCAATACCCTCCGCAGCCGTATGAAAAAGCTGGGGGTGGTGTGA